CTAGAGAAGAGACAACCTGTGTCATAAGGGGGAACTCGTTGTGCGGGTATCCAATGTAACTGTGAGACGCCGTATTTTCGTCGCATTGGTGATCGGAATCGTGCTGTACACGGCGCTGATCACGCGGCTCGGCTATGTGCAGCTGGTTGCCGGGCCAAAGCTGCAAGAGAAGGCGCACGAGCTGTGGAACCGGAATATCAAATTCGAGCCGAAGCGGGGACGCATCCTCGACCGCAATGGCAAGGAGCTGGTCAGCAATATCAGCGTGCCCTCGGTCGTCGCCATCCCCGTGCAAGTCAAAGACCCCCACGATACCGCCAAAAAACTGGCCGTCGTGCTGGGGCAGCAGGAGGAGACCGTCTACAAGGCGATTACCAAGCGACAGAGCATCGAAAGAGTGCCCGGCGGCAGAAAAATCTCTCCGGAAAAAGCCCGCCAAATCCAGGATCTCAACCTGCCCGGGATCTTCGTGGTGGAGGATTCCCAGCGCTTTTATCCAAATGGGACGATGGCCGCCCATCTGTTCGGTTTTACGGGGATTGACAATCAGGGCTTGACCGGGCTGGAGCGCATTTACGACCCGTTTTTGAAAGGGACGCAGGGGCACATCTCCTATCTGTCCGACGCCCGCGGCCAGGCCATGCAGGGAGGCAGCGAAGAGTACGTGCCGCCGGTCGATGGCATGGATATGTACCTGACGATAGACAGCAGCATTCAATCGTTTATCGAGCGCGAACTGGATCAGGCGATGGTCGCCTACCAGCCGGACGACGTCCTGGCCATCGCAATGAATCCCAAGACCGGAGAGATTCTCGGCATGGGCAGCCGCCCCACGTATGACCCGGCCCGCTACAGGGACTATCCCAGCGAAGTATACAACCGCAACCTTCCCATCTGGAAAACGTACGAGCCCGGCTCCACCTTCAAGATCGTCACGCTGGCCGCCGCGCTGAACGAAGGAGAAGTGAAGCTGGAGGAGGGCTTTTTCGATCCCGGCTATATCATGGTCGCGGGGAAGCGGCTCCGCTGCTGGAAAAGGCAGGGGCACGGACAGGAGACGATGCTGGAAGTCGTGGAAAACTCCTGCAACCCGGGCTTTGTGACGATGGGCCAGCGGCTGCAGAAGGAGCGCCTGTTTGAGTACATCAAAAAATTCGGCTTTGGCCAGAAGACAGGCATCGACCTGATCGGGGAAGAAAATGGCCTTCTGTTTCGGATGGATCGCATCGGTCCTGTGGAGTTGGGGACGACTTCCTTTGGCCAAGGGGTATCAGTCACTCCGATTCAGCAGATGGCAGCCGTCGCGGCGGCCATCAACGGCGGCAAGCTGATGAAGCCTTTTGTCGCAAAGGAATGGCGGGACAGCGTGACCAATGACATCGTCGGCCGAACGCTGCCCACCGAGGTGCGGCAGGTGATCACCCCGGAGACCTCGGCCAAAGTCCGCTACGCATTGGAGAGCGTCGTCGCCAAAGGCACCGGGAGAAATGCTTACATCGAAGGATACCGCGTTGGCGGCAAGACGGGTACTGCGCAAAAAGTGCGGAACGGACGATACGTCAACGGCGAATACATCGTATCGTTCATCGGCTTTGCCCCGGCGGACGATCCGCAGATTGTCGTCTATTTCGCTGTGGACAATCCGAAGGCGCTCGCTTTCGGGGGCTTGATCGCCGCGCCGAGCGTCAAAAACATCATGGAGTCTTCGCTCCAGTACCTGGGCGTTCCCAAGCGCAAGGACGGCATCGAACGGGAGATCAACCGCGCGCTCGGAGACAAGCGCTATATCGAAGTGCCGGAGATGGTCGGCTTGTCCATGCGGGAGATCGTCACCGCTTACGACACACTGCCGCTGGTGGTGGAAGGCAAGGGTACGCATGTAATTCAGCAGGCGCCGCAAGCGGGCGAGAAAATCGAAGAAGGCTCAAAAATTCGCATCTATCTTGGTGACAAATCAAGCGATTAACTATAAAATGAGATTTCGGAGCGGGGCTTTGTCGAGACTTGTACACAAGTGCGGACACTCCGCTCTGAAGAATTCCCAATGCTTTTGTCTATACTAGGGAAAGAATGGGGTGCCAGTTTTATGTTGCTTCGGGATCTGCTTGCTCCCTTGCTGCCAGTCAAGGTCACAGGGGAAGACAGCATAGAGATTACGGGTTTGACAGCAGATTCACGCAAAGTAAAACCCGGATGCTTGTTTATCTGCTTGCCCGGTTTTACTGTCGACGGCCATCAGTTCGCGGCGAAGGCTGTGGAGATGGGCGCCGTCGCTGTATTAGCTGAAAAGGATGTCGATGTGCCGGCCACCATTGTTCGGGTACCAGATACCCGCAGAGCAATGGCGATGCTGGCTGACCGTTTTTATGGATCGCCCACGCGGACATTGAAAGTGATCGGGGTCACGGGGACGAACGGAAAAACCACGACGACGCACCTGATCGACAAGATTCTGCACGATCAGCAAAAACAGACCGGTCTCATCGGGACCATCCATAGACGGATCGGCGAAGTAACGGAAGAGATGAAAAACACGACCCCGGATGCCCTCGAGCTGCAGGAGAGCTTCCGCCGGATGCTGGACATCGGCACGGAGTACGCGACGATCGAAGTCTCTTCCCATGCGCTGGAGATGGGGCGCGTCCGCGGCTGTGAGATACATACCGCTGTCTTTACCAACCTGACGCAGGATCATCTCGATTACCACAAGACCATGGAGAATTACCGTCACGCCAAATCGCTGCTGTTTGCGCAGCTCGGCAATGTCTACGACCCCAAGCGGCTGAAAACGGCCGTGTTGAATGCTGATGACGAGGCTTCCGCGCTGTTTGCCACGGTAACCCCGGCCCGCGTGATCACGTACGGGATCGACAAGCCGGCGGACGTCAGAGCGGAAGAGATCTCGATTAGCACCCAAGGCACGTCTTTTGTCGCCCACACCTTCGCGGGCTCCATCCGACTCTCGCTGAAACTGATGGGCAAATTCAACGTCTACAATGCACTGGCGGCGATGGCGGTGGGACTGGCGGAAGGGATTCCGCTCGCGGAGATCAAATCCAGCCTGGAGCAGGTACAGGGCGTCAACGGCCGCTTTGAAGCAGTCAATGCCGGTCAGCCCTTTGCGGTGCTGGTCGACTACTCGCATACCCCCGACAGCCTGGAAAATGCTTTGACGACCATCCGGGAGTTTGCCAAAGGAAAGGTATTTTGTGTCGTCGGCTGCGGCGGCGACCGGGATAAAACCAAGCGCCCAATTATGGCGCAAATTGCAACAAAGTACGCAGATCTCGCCGTCTTAACCTCTGATAACCCCCGCTCCGAGGAGCCGGAGGCGATCATCTCCGACATGCTCGCCGGCCTTGCGGAGACTGCGCCGGAGCGCTACACCTCCATTGTAGATCGGCGGGAAGCGATCCATCATGCCGTCTCGCAGGCGAGCGAGGGGGATGTCATCCTGATCGCCGGAAAAGGGCATGAGACCTATCAG
This sequence is a window from Brevibacillus composti. Protein-coding genes within it:
- a CDS encoding stage V sporulation protein D; the encoded protein is MRVSNVTVRRRIFVALVIGIVLYTALITRLGYVQLVAGPKLQEKAHELWNRNIKFEPKRGRILDRNGKELVSNISVPSVVAIPVQVKDPHDTAKKLAVVLGQQEETVYKAITKRQSIERVPGGRKISPEKARQIQDLNLPGIFVVEDSQRFYPNGTMAAHLFGFTGIDNQGLTGLERIYDPFLKGTQGHISYLSDARGQAMQGGSEEYVPPVDGMDMYLTIDSSIQSFIERELDQAMVAYQPDDVLAIAMNPKTGEILGMGSRPTYDPARYRDYPSEVYNRNLPIWKTYEPGSTFKIVTLAAALNEGEVKLEEGFFDPGYIMVAGKRLRCWKRQGHGQETMLEVVENSCNPGFVTMGQRLQKERLFEYIKKFGFGQKTGIDLIGEENGLLFRMDRIGPVELGTTSFGQGVSVTPIQQMAAVAAAINGGKLMKPFVAKEWRDSVTNDIVGRTLPTEVRQVITPETSAKVRYALESVVAKGTGRNAYIEGYRVGGKTGTAQKVRNGRYVNGEYIVSFIGFAPADDPQIVVYFAVDNPKALAFGGLIAAPSVKNIMESSLQYLGVPKRKDGIEREINRALGDKRYIEVPEMVGLSMREIVTAYDTLPLVVEGKGTHVIQQAPQAGEKIEEGSKIRIYLGDKSSD
- a CDS encoding UDP-N-acetylmuramoyl-L-alanyl-D-glutamate--2,6-diaminopimelate ligase, with translation MLLRDLLAPLLPVKVTGEDSIEITGLTADSRKVKPGCLFICLPGFTVDGHQFAAKAVEMGAVAVLAEKDVDVPATIVRVPDTRRAMAMLADRFYGSPTRTLKVIGVTGTNGKTTTTHLIDKILHDQQKQTGLIGTIHRRIGEVTEEMKNTTPDALELQESFRRMLDIGTEYATIEVSSHALEMGRVRGCEIHTAVFTNLTQDHLDYHKTMENYRHAKSLLFAQLGNVYDPKRLKTAVLNADDEASALFATVTPARVITYGIDKPADVRAEEISISTQGTSFVAHTFAGSIRLSLKLMGKFNVYNALAAMAVGLAEGIPLAEIKSSLEQVQGVNGRFEAVNAGQPFAVLVDYSHTPDSLENALTTIREFAKGKVFCVVGCGGDRDKTKRPIMAQIATKYADLAVLTSDNPRSEEPEAIISDMLAGLAETAPERYTSIVDRREAIHHAVSQASEGDVILIAGKGHETYQIIKGEVLSFDDREVAKEAIALWKNE